The genome window ggttttatttctttctctctcagctctgtgagtgtgtgtgtgtgtgtgtgtgaggtgtggcGATGAAGCTAAACGAGCGGAGCGTGGTGCACTACGCCACCTGTGGCGTTCCCCCGGATAAATCGGGCTTCCTGATGAAGAAGAGCGAGCGCAGCGGGACGTTCCACCGGCGCTGGTGCGTTCTGAAAGCCAACCTGCTGTTCCTGTTCGAGGAGCGCGGGAGGCGCGAGCCGGTGGGCCTGGTGGTGCTGGAGGGCTGCACGGTGGAGCTGTGCGAGAGCGAGCGCGTCGACTTCGCCTTCGCCGTACGCTTCGGCACGAGCCACATGCACACGCTCGCCGCCGACACGCAGGCCGAGATGGAGGACTGGGCCAAGGCGTTAGCGCGCGCTAGCTTCCAGTACCTGCGCCTGGTGGTGCGTGAACTCGAGAAGCAGCTGGAGGAGGCACAGAAGAGGCACGAGGACGGAGCAGCAGGAGGTGGGGAGGAAAGTGCAGCGCTCCGTCCTGATCTAACCGGCAGGGAGAACGGAATTTCCTGGAGCGAACCACCGCAAACCGACGAGCTCGGAATTCCGGGACGAGACAACAGCGTCTCCTGGAACAAACCCACGGCTGCTAACGGGGTGGCCTGGGAGAGCGAGTGTGGCGTGAAGGCGCGTCCTCCACCCGTTCCTCCACGCAGGAAAAGCCCCCCTGAAATGGGTGTGGCTCACGGAGGGGTAGGCGTGTCTCCCGGGACCACCTGCTTCTCCAAACTGCACGACTGGTACGGAAAGGAAGTGGCTCAGATCCGCAGCGAGTGGCTGCAGAGTCAGTAGCAGGAGAGTGTGTCGGAGTCGGGGCGATAATCAGAGTCACGATACATCTCAGATTTCAGAACTGTAGAGTTACTTGGGAAGAGGCGGGGCAAAGAGTCCTGAGTGACTCACAGCCGAGCGTGTGAAGCTTTAACACCAGCATGCGTTcagaggggggggggcagtctGCTGAGACGAGGAGCTGAGTGTACGGAACACTCAGTCTCTCCGTGTCTAATCCGAATCTCAGACTCTCCGTGTCTAATCCAACTTCCACCGTAGTATTTTTACACTAATTCCGAAATAAGCGAGACTCTCATAAATGTCCACGTTCACCATAGAAACACATTTTTCACGAATAAGATTGGAATGAAAAGGTACTGAAACGACGTAAACGGAGAAACAGAGGCGCGACATGGCCGTGTACGAGAGTCTAGACTGAAAGATCGACAGGAAGTCACTGAACGTGGATAATTAACGTGTCCGTATCGTCTCAGCAGACGTCTCGCCTTCTCGTTTAAGGGTACAGAGTTAACGCCGTCGTCTCGGTGCTTCACCATCctgccttcttcttcttcttcttcttcttctaatcaGACTCTGTTACCAGGAGTTTTATTACACTTTTATACTCACTGTGTTTAATCTTTATACATACAGAGGTCACTAATACATTTGATACGGTTTTTAATGTTTACCACGTGTTGAAGATGATGTTAAGATTTTATCTTTAAACAGGACGTGAGGAGGACACCTCCGGATAGCGTGCCATTATATTTCAGTGCCTTTTATTTCTCCGTGTTCGTTTCCACCGTACTCCGGAAATAAAAAGCAGGAACTGACGAGTCTTTGGGGGGTCAGGGGCTTAAACCCTCGAGAAGCTACACAACACAGCGGATTCAAAGTAGAGCTGGTTCGGTCCGATGCTGAAACCTTGAGTAcggatacgatacgatacgatacgatacgatgcTGAAACCATCGTTGATTGAAAGCTTTAAACTGAGCAAATTGTAAGTGAGGTGTTTTAAATAACTGCTGGAACACGTGACGCGTGTACAGGATATAAAATACGTCCCCGTCCACACTGACTTCCACACGACGCTGACTTTTATCCACATACGTTAAAAAAACCTATTAAAATGTACACGTACACGTATTAAAATGATAGTTATATTTGTTACACGACTCTACGGGGTTTATACGTTTTTATCTCCGGTATCTGATCCGGTATGATTACAGTGTCCGTACTCTAACGGTAACAAAGTACTCAAACACTGTCACGCTCAACAGATTCACGTCCTTTATAAAATGGCCGCTCTGTCTGAATGATCGGCTCTGTGGTGCTGCACCAATCAGTGATGACCGGCGCTGTTAGCTCCGCCCCCGAGACCTGTTAGTTACCATTGGCGCCCATTTTTAAAAGGAACCAGAAAGAAAACGTCCAGCACGGGTGCTGAAAGTTTTGTTCCTTTGTGCGGTGgaaatgcagttttatttcataatgttttGTTAGTAATGATCCGTGTTTAGCGCTGTAGCATGTGTGAGCGCGACGTTAGCGAGCTGGAGCTGGTCTTTAGCAGAATgtattagttatatatatatatgtataagtatataaCGGTAATGGAATTGTCGAGTGTGTACGTGTCGCATCCGTGTACTGTGATGTACAGCGTTTACACTCGACAGCCATGTCTGCGTTTCAGAATGTCTGTCCTACGAGACatgaacacattttatttagaatAAAGAACGCGGTACTCGACGACAAACGAGCAGACGACCTGttgcacttttttattttgggAGAAACCTTGATACTGGGGTTTTACAGAGACTGGGCGCACCAGTCTCCGTTTATATATCGTATCTATATCTGTGTACTCTACTACATCTATACATCATGTACCTCTACATTTAACACTCTTTTATTGATCCACATTCACCAAGTGCAGCCTGAGCGCAGGAGTACCGAAGGAATCGAACACTTTCCATTTGGAGTGCCTGTTACCGTTCCCAAGTTCTTTTCCCGAACAGCGCAACACggcgtgttttattcctctgactCCACAGCAGTGACTCGCCTTTATGTGTTACAGAACGACGGGTCTTACTTTACACCTCGATTTCTACAAAAACCCGTTTTCATCACAGCAGCTATAACCGTCGATCCCTGACTGTCACAatgcgctgacactggagactccttccttaactgttaaataaatacctgcgtttacatggacagcagtaatctgattattgaccttaatctgagtaagataatgtgattaaggtgtttatatgagtcgcttttagaatactcctgtcatgttcccgttttacatgttatagaacataattagattaacagcccgcgtcattacgtcaccgcgccacgccgtctgacgtccctccagaatttcacgtatcaacttacagttcgtcttcgttat of Ictalurus punctatus breed USDA103 chromosome 22, Coco_2.0, whole genome shotgun sequence contains these proteins:
- the pheta1 gene encoding sesquipedalian-1 produces the protein MKLNERSVVHYATCGVPPDKSGFLMKKSERSGTFHRRWCVLKANLLFLFEERGRREPVGLVVLEGCTVELCESERVDFAFAVRFGTSHMHTLAADTQAEMEDWAKALARASFQYLRLVVRELEKQLEEAQKRHEDGAAGGGEESAALRPDLTGRENGISWSEPPQTDELGIPGRDNSVSWNKPTAANGVAWESECGVKARPPPVPPRRKSPPEMGVAHGGVGVSPGTTCFSKLHDWYGKEVAQIRSEWLQSQ